The sequence below is a genomic window from Deinococcus humi.
TGGCCCCCTGCACGAAGCAGTTCAGGACGTTGCCGTGCTGGGTGCCCGCCCCCGCCAGCACGCGACCGCCGGGGCAGAACTTCTTGTCGGCCATCAGGTCATAGTACTTCTGCGCCCAGGAAAGGCGTGCTTCGGGGGCCTCCGCACCCGCCACCCAGTTGGCGATCCGCCGGAACATACCGCCGATGTCACCGTCGTCAGGCTGCAGGTACTGGCGCCTGGCGATGTGCTGGGCGTTGTCATCAAAGGTGGTCAGCGGCTGGGCAGAGAGGGTGGTCATGGTGAAACTCCTTGAGAAGAGGGCGGGTAGGAAGAGCAGCACAACACCCCTACCTCCGGGCAGGGCGGCAGGCAAGAAGGTGCTTTGAACTGGGGTGAGGGCGCGGTGTCCGGCGAGGGCTCGACTGTACCACCGCCCCCCGGCGCGTACAAGCCCTTGTACCCACGTCCCGAATGTTGTACAAGATGCGGCATTTCCAGCTCCCGCCCTCTACATGGCCAAACAGCCGTTGCAGACGCCAGAATGGGCCACATGACACGTCGGCACCCGCTGAGCAGTCGGGTCCAACCGTGCGGGAGGGGACGGCCTACCCGTGTTCCTCTGCCCGGGCGTCGCGTTCCATCAGGCTGGCGATGCCCACGTCCGGTGTCCACTCGCCTGAGGCCACCCGCGCCACCGCCCGCACGATAGGGAGATCATGACCGTGGGCGCCCGCCCAGGCGTCCAGCAGGCCCGCCGTCCGCAGGCCCTCCACCACCTGTCCACCCTGGGCTGGATTCTGACCGCGCGCAATCGCCTCGCCCGCCGCGCGGTTGCGGCTGTGGCGGCTGGTGGCGGTGGCGACCAAATCACCCAGCCCGCTCAGCCCGTACACGGTGTCCTCCTGTGCCCCCAGAGCCAGCAGATAACGCCTCATCTCGCGCAGGCCACGGGTGATCAGGGCGGCCTTGGCGTTGTCGCCCAGCCCCAGGCCGTCCACCAGTCCGGCGGCCAGGGCCATCACGTTCTTCAGCACACCGCCCAGTTCCACGCCGGTCTCATCGGCGCTGGTGTACACGCGCAGGGCCGGGGACATCAACGCCGACTGCACGGCCAGGGCCAGCGGCTGGTCCGCGCTGGCCACCACCGTGGCGGCGGGCAGGCCACGCCCGATTTCCTCGGCATGGTTGGGTCCGCTCAGCACCGCCACCCGCGCAAACCCCAGTTCACGGGCCAGGGCCGTCAGTTGCCCACCGTCCGGCGCGAGACCCTTGGCGCACAACACCACCCCCAGCCGGCGTGGAAGCTGCTCCAACAGCGGCAGGACGCCCACGCTGGGCACCACCACCAGGGCGAAGTCGGCCCCGCGAACGGCCCCATCCAGGTCAGCGGTCAAGCGCAGGGTCTCGGGCAGAGCCACGCCCGGCAGGTAGTCGGCGTTCACGCGGGTCTGCTCCAGTTCGGCCACCAGCTCCTGGCGACGGGCCCACAGGACCACGTCCTGGCCACTCCGCGCCGCGCTCACGGCCAGCGCCGTGCCCCAGCCGCCTGCCCCCAGCACGGGAAGGGCGCTCATTCCTCCATCCCGGCCTTTCCGGCGACCCACGCGAACACCCACACACGCGGCACGTCCGGCGTGGGCACCGCGTAATCGGGATATTCCACGATCTCCCAGTGTACGAAGCCG
It includes:
- a CDS encoding NAD(P)H-dependent glycerol-3-phosphate dehydrogenase, whose protein sequence is MSALPVLGAGGWGTALAVSAARSGQDVVLWARRQELVAELEQTRVNADYLPGVALPETLRLTADLDGAVRGADFALVVVPSVGVLPLLEQLPRRLGVVLCAKGLAPDGGQLTALARELGFARVAVLSGPNHAEEIGRGLPAATVVASADQPLALAVQSALMSPALRVYTSADETGVELGGVLKNVMALAAGLVDGLGLGDNAKAALITRGLREMRRYLLALGAQEDTVYGLSGLGDLVATATSRHSRNRAAGEAIARGQNPAQGGQVVEGLRTAGLLDAWAGAHGHDLPIVRAVARVASGEWTPDVGIASLMERDARAEEHG